A stretch of Plasmodium chabaudi chabaudi strain AS genome assembly, chromosome: 14 DNA encodes these proteins:
- a CDS encoding proteasome activator complex subunit 4, putative: MTNEENISTELNYGNGGNDQNISESNIINTFRELNDYSKYFPKKIKDNVIREKYEILKEIKKLATLKKNTSYNITSIIKLFNAYEIINTEKHKSFHFYIFMIKYLWNSFQNKNVSPNLKTYICQAISNILKNIKKHILYNFFFDYDKKLLQKDNGENCRSYEEDIEIKSDVTDNSYIEISGEYFKEYENVIEESDIESSINEANMQSLNDLYYVTDNGIYEKNEDVDSFLSKSITINGMDESFRFYIQKRIFDIIDYNYLFGLLYDYLIGNIKSSDGSNQCSHNVYKNYIGSILSILINLKNFCYYNKDIHNLLLNFSFNNLHSTKYEEYKGMINTQNLDSTQKEYGSDPMELLGNKRMDENMNKECKKFANGEKINSEMEIKENKSANNNDELKFDIDMCEYDVENLEICIRYNTIFLNIMVLSQLASDDLCYKLIKDKKLLYLYKKVKKFNWHSINFSFVKIIYRGLKYSYLYNIDIENEIREIFNTLLFLFLFYIKLPSSMQINACKYHIPDEYSLLINYDDSVTKLISKIFVYLLNKKYTKSERGDKNDEKAEKNQSELIDIFLHHLNDNNFSVNDPEGLYCKDDIETACILKNMDIYDFINIINSLFIPHIHPSNVGKHVGNISIFINNFLYTFIRKLKRESIYLKKINSSYNNDKNNNSNSSLSNNCDKKKEYIFNYINNYFITEEDKKFVVEKFTELAIQGMFPKSIKGTSLFENILKHLCTIDVNCLDVFIKKILEGLVNVNISTQICNCLFCLCLLLPLLIKYKSKYLKDILYVMNMGIDICDIYKSFTIFSFLSILFSYIPIIKINRDITEEDYKYIIAEYKKFENENIGIDYFNGNNDYNNLMLGLENIIVNHSKKHLTDQEIKLLIKERKEFVDYLCYWVYEFFDKILYFIKYTQNEQSKGNKKQNSESKEEKLENDLHSGLKTTIISLFIRLDHDIAYELCLQFLNNIDQENSKALSMIPYAIGMIKNRKIFDTVFNALYKMVITKKQKKVNNVSNGTDNEKTKNMKEGNCDHNITTVYSRNEYSNDDTVKCYLHFLANFIRRANKGFVNEEEIYKLIEIYILEKSNSVFKYVCKIIYRFLEYKFNFTVKNYSNFEINEMMDERDKISSLASWCIPWHKHVFMGKQNNEKNTTTNIAENIAHNNFALNEKDKQDGESLIKWNIPSIEDVKEGKKLIFLILDYIIDLLLQYNIPINTPNLVKYIEERNLKKNKFEWKFTLDYLNIISRIYKLIKAIVKAVSTLYPDERYNHDKLLTKCHIIDTKLFFYIYIYISEIIIILSVHVLKLPEQVLEISSYVSYSSNKGGSKKSIDIEEKENKTKLREDFFSNVINNREKDIKADAKMQRKLIKIIHFILLKTNDGDTANSYNEYINSVLSFTYNIYPFSFNYDIIKSQYVNNIFYLFNERLKQRKKNYSFSGFREQLCNILFFINLSIYSQVRTYAQNTIKTILPTFKIIKVPFLNICYFYLKNYIILYTNIKGAPKAACNESTDLIEKDSNIDVGQINSDEIDNVSNKDDCNTNINKLQTLKSFNDLNNSDYFENKCISCFNSIIITISNNSGLVKKISADMNLLKKYIKAIINILRLEIEKEDIKLKCMKFIYSIINNRFIKEEGIIQKRKKSSTASSSINTKQKSKDQLFLFLKKQIEHENNNVYTHIVILSFFICFNDFAITNYLQFYFNYLLENLSIKKNVNVYNLAFFGFVKLLKSVTLLINSGGAIENVANPINENEPDSVTNNNEFLLPEFIISTFKGEDIYHNFVEICIYKNLKSKKKNNSINSIIINLSKVQKSFKGFAQINESHLKDFYSYYIFFKFLVKLQNSYNGIIENNTSEINSTDNITSSKVSNCGDSISYIGKIIPILKKLQMDEHVDNEYKSTLISLICPLLLALRKFKNEKERCKIITELVALMESEISIVNMEVFNFWLYYFHLLFINIKKKYINIYEKLFDFCLNFHFKDASSLVVKKKTQLLNIMITYSIHKNNHLIDKHIINYLKLINNDNITTRQIIGDLLTCILYVLYDNKYYKHLKNIYYNILLYLYNLSNNVVNYLQTEQDIHKQSIHIYTLETLAYLTINLFTNKCMYVINNISIQFLKMFILSSCLIDNFINGLANKAINCLLCPSLYLFRPIESDLCNMNKINCANSILENEQNNYFNWETLFKINQNEDKKEEDFNKLLEEKKENFDKYMAEETNTLLINSLVFLINKKDWKVRNSTLQFCFYFYSYYCIYYYNKKENAILLNMFISMLNDSYVEIQNISRQILSSVFCYYDNKTLENFSQFFLNITKEHQKKSIQNPSHDNIDKNITKIIDKKKNIAIYALISIVNSFPNFVPNWLPNILITVARMSNTSTHVIKKEIEKCIQNFLRTHKDEWEYKYKTIFTEDQLNILDMYRGGLNYFT; the protein is encoded by the coding sequence ATGACGAacgaagaaaatatttctacCGAATTAAATTATGGCAATGGGGGAAATGATCAAAACATATCTGAGtctaatattataaacacATTCAGAGAGTTAAATGATTatagtaaatattttcctaaaaaaataaaggacAATGTGATtagagaaaaatatgaaatactaaaagaaataaaaaaattagcaacattaaaaaagaacacttcttataatattacatcgataattaaattgtttaaTGCATacgaaataattaatacagaaaaacataaatcttttcatttttatatttttatgattaaatatttatggaaTTCGTTCCAGAATAAAAATGTCAGTCctaatttaaaaacatatatttgtcAAGCTATttctaatattttaaaaaatataaaaaaacatattttatataattttttttttgattatgataaaaaattattacaaaagGACAATGGCGAAAATTGCAGATCATATGAAGAAGATATAGAAATCAAGAGTGATGTCACAGATAATAGTTATATTGAAATAAGTGGcgaatattttaaagaatatgaaaatgttaTTGAAGAAAGTGATATAGAAAGTAGTATAAATGAAGCTAATATGCAATCATTAAATGACTTATATTATGTCACAGATAATggaatttatgaaaaaaatgaagatgTTGATTCTTTTCTAAGCAAATCAATAACAATTAATGGAATGGATGAATCTTTTCGTTTCTACATtcaaaaaagaatatttgatataatagattataattatttgtttggCTTGTTGTATGATTATTTGATTGGTAATATCAAAAGTAGTGATGGTAGTAATCAGTGTAGCCACAAtgtgtataaaaattatattggCTCTATATTAAGTATccttattaatttaaaaaacttttgttactataataaagatatacataatttattattaaatttttcttttaataatttgcattcgacaaaatatgaagaaTATAAAGGTATGATAAACACACAAAATTTAGACAGTACGCAAAAAGAATATGGAAGTGATCCTATGGAACTGTTGGGAAATAAAAGGATggatgaaaatatgaacaaggAGTGTAAGAAATTTGCAAATGgcgaaaaaataaattctgaaatggaaataaaagaaaataaaagcgCGAACAATAATGATGAATTAAAGTTCGATATAGATATGTGTGAATATGATGTCGaaaatttagaaatatGCATACGTTATAAtaccatatttttaaatatcaTGGTATTAAGTCAATTGGCTTCTGATGATTTatgttataaattaatcaaagataaaaaacttttatatttatataaaaaagtgaaaaaatttaattggcatagtataaatttttcatttgttaaGATAATTTATAGGGgattaaaatattcatatttatataatatcgatatagaaaatgaaatacgagaaatatttaacacattgttatttttatttttattttatataaaactaCCAAGTAGTATGCAGATAAATGCGTGTAAATACCATATCCCCGATGAATATTCACTGTTAATTAATTATGATGATAGTGTAACCAAATTAAtctcaaaaatatttgtttatttacttaataaaaagtatacaAAATCGGAACGAGgagataaaaatgatgaaaaagctgaaaaaaatcaatCCGAACTCATtgacatttttttacaccATTTAAACgacaataatttttctgtTAATGATCCAGAGGGATTATATTGTAAGGATGATATTGAAACCGCgtgtattttaaaaaatatggatatctacgattttataaatattattaattcttTGTTTATCCCACACATTCACCCATCGAATGTAGGAAAGCATGTAGGAAATAtaagcatatttattaataattttttatatacctTTATAAGAAAGTTGAAAAGggaaagtatatatttaaaaaaaattaatagtagttataataatgataagaACAATAATAGCAATTCTTCATTGTCTAATAAttgtgataaaaaaaaagaatatatttttaattatataaataattatttcataaCAGAAGaggataaaaaatttgtggTTGAAAAATTTACAGAATTAGCAATACAAGGTATGTTTCCTAAAAGTATTAAAGGGACAagtttatttgaaaatatattaaagcATTTATGCACAATTGATGTAAACTGCTTAgatgtatttataaaaaaaatattagaaGGCTTAGtaaatgttaatatatcTACGCAAATCTGTAATTGTTTGTTTTGCTTATGCTTACTATTAccattattaattaaatacaaGTCAAAGTATTTAAAGgacatattatatgttatGAATATGGGTATCGACATTTGtgacatatataaaagctTTACGATATTTTCATTCCttagtattttattttcttatattcctattataaaaataaatcggGATATAACTGAAGAAgactataaatatattatagcagagtataaaaagtttgaaaatgaaaacataggtattgattattttaatggtaataatgattataacaatttaatGCTTGGattggaaaatattattgtaaaCCATTCGAAAAAGCATTTAACTGAtcaagaaataaaattactAATAAAGGAAAGAAAAGAATTTGTCgattatttatgttattgggtctatgaattttttgataaaatattatattttataaaatatacacaaaATGAACAATCGAAAGgcaataaaaaacaaaatagtgAAAGTAAAGAAGAAAAGCTAGAAAATGATTTACATAGTGGATTAAAGACTACTatcatttctttatttattcgtTTAGATCATGATATTGCTTATGAATTATGTCTTCAATTTTTGAATAACATCGATCAAGAAAACTCCAAAGCTTTGTCTATGATTCCTTATGCAATAggtatgataaaaaatagaaaaattttCGATACAGTTTTTAATGCATTGTATAAAATGGTAATTACAAAAAAGCAAAAGAAAGTAAATAATGTATCGAATGGTActgataatgaaaaaacgaaaaatatgaaagaaGGAAATTGCGATCATAATATTACTACTGTCTATTCTAGGAATGAATATTCAAATGATGACACAGTCAAATGTTATCTACATTTTTTAGCAAATTTTATTCGAAGAGCAAATAAAGGTTTTGTAAATGAGGAAGAAATTTATAAACtaattgaaatatatatattagaaaaaagCAATTCggtatttaaatatgtatgtaaaattatatacagaTTTTTAGagtataaatttaattttactgttaaaaattattccaATTTTGAAATTAATGAAATGATGGATGAACGAGATAAAATTTCAAGTCTTGCTTCTTGGTGTATTCCATGGCATAAGCACGTTTTTATgggaaaacaaaataacgAGAAAAATACCACAACAAATATAGCTGAAAATATAGCACATAACAATTTTgctttaaatgaaaaagacaAACAAGATGGTGAATCGTTGATAAAATGGAATATACCATCAATTGAAGATGTCAAAGAggggaaaaaattaatatttttaattttagattatataattgatttattattgcAGTATAATATTCCAATTAACACACCTAACCttgttaaatatatagaagaaagaaacttaaaaaaaaataagttcGAATGGAAATTTACATtagattatttaaatattatatcaagaatatataaattaattaaagcAATTGTTAAAGCAGTAAGCACTTTATACCCAGATGAAAGATATAATcatgataaattattaacaaaatgtCATATTATTGATACAAAACTTTtcttctatatatatatatacatatcagaaattattataatattatctgttcatgtattaaaattacCTGAACAAGTACTAGAAATTTCGTCTTATGTCAGCTATAGTAGTAATAAAGGAGGAAGTAAAAAATCAATTGATATTGAAGAGAAAGAGAATAAGACCAAATTACGAGAAGactttttttcaaatgtaATAAACAATAGAGAAAAGGATATAAAGGCAGACGCAAAAATGCAAAGAAAACTTATTAAgattatacattttatattattaaagaCAAATGATGGTGATACTGCAAACtcatataatgaatatataaatagcgttttatcatttacatataatatatatccatttaGTTTTAACtatgatataattaaaagtcaatatgttaataatatattttatttatttaatgaaaGATTAAAgcaaaggaaaaaaaattattcctTCAGTGGATTTCGAGAACAATtgtgtaatattttattttttataaatctaTCAATATATTCTCAAGTTAGAACATATGCTCAAAATACtattaaaacaattttacccacatttaaaattattaaagtaccatttttaaatatatgctatttctatttaaaaaattatattattttatatactaaCATTAAAGGGGCACCAAAAGCGGCATGCAATGAAAGCACCGATCTTATTGAAAAGGATAGTAATATTGACGTTGGACAAATTAACAGTGATGAAATTGATAATGTATCAAATAAAGACGATTGCAatactaatataaataaattacaaaCCTTAAAAAGCTTCAacgatttaaataattctgattattttgaaaataaatgtattagTTGCTTTAATTCCATCATAATAACTATAAGTAATAACTCAGGATtggttaaaaaaattagtgCAGATATGaacttattaaaaaaatatataaaagctattattaatatattaaggctagaaatcgaaaaagaagatataaaattaaaatgtatgaaatttatttactcaatcattaataatagatttataaaagaagagggcataattcaaaaaagaaaaaaatcgTCTACCGCGAGCTCTAGTATTAATACCAAACAAAAATCGAAAGATCAACTATTTTTGTttctaaaaaaacaaattgaacatgaaaacaataatgtatatacacACATCGTTATACTCTCCTTCTTTATTTGCTTTAATGATTTTGCGATAACAAATTATCTTCAATTTTACTTTAATTATCTTCTTGAAAACCTttccataaaaaaaaacgtcAATGTTTATAATCTTGCCTTTTTCGGATTTGTAAAGCTGCTAAAAAGTGTTACTCTTCTCATTAATTCCGGTGGGGCTATCGAAAATGTTGCCAATCCAATTAACGAGAATGAACCAGATTCAGTAACAAACAACAACGAATTTTTACTCCCTGAATTTATTATCTCTACTTTCAAAGGCGAAGAcatttatcataattttgtcgaaatatgcatatataagaatttaaaaagcaaaaaaaaaaacaatagtataaattcaattattataaatttgtccAAAGTTCAAAAATCTTTTAAAGGGTTTGCTCAAATTAATGAATCACACCTAAAGGATTTTTATtcgtattatatatttttcaagtttttagtaaaattacaaaatagTTACAATGGtataattgaaaataacaCAAGTGAAATAAACAGTACAGATAATATTACTTCTTCTAAAGTATCAAATTGTGGTGATAGTATTAGCTATATTGGTAAAATAATccctattttaaaaaaacttcAGATGGACGAACATGTagataatgaatataagtCTACATTAATTTCTCTAATATGCCCTTTATTATTAGCTTTaagaaaattcaaaaatgaaaaagaaagatGCAAAATAATTACAGAGCTGGTAGCGCTAATGGAAAGTGAAATAAGTATTGTGAATATGGAagtatttaatttttggctatattattttcatttattattcataaatataaaaaaaaaatatataaatatatatgaaaagttatttgatttttgcTTAAATTTTCACTTTAAAGATGCTTCAAGTTTAGtcgtaaaaaaaaaaacacagcttctaaatattatgataacATATagtatacataaaaataatcatttaatagataagcatataataaattatttaaaattgataaataaCGATAATATAACAACAAGACAGATAATAGGAGATTTATTAAcatgtattttatatgtgttatatgataataaatattataagcatttaaaaaatatatactataatatattattatatttatataatttatcaaataatgTTGTTAACTATTTGCAAACTGAACAAGATATCCATAAACAAtctatacacatatatacattagaAACCTTGGCATATTTaacaataaatttatttaccaataaatgtatgtatgttattaataatataagtatccaatttttaaaaatgtttattttgtcCTCTTGTCTCattgataattttataaatggaTTGGCAAATAAAGCAATTAACTGCCTTTTATGTccttcattatatttatttagaCCCATTGAATCAGATCTTTGTAAcatgaataaaataaactgTGCTAACAGCATTTTGgaaaatgaacaaaataattactTTAATTGGGAAACtttattcaaaataaatcaaaatgaagataaaaaagaagaggattttaataaattattagaagagaaaaaagaaaattttgataaatatatggcAGAAGAAACAAACACACTATTGATAAATAGtttagtttttttaattaataaaaaggattGGAAAGTTCGAAATTCAACACtacaattttgtttttatttttactcatattattgcatatattactataacaaaaaagaaaatgcaattttattaaatatgtttatatcaATGTTAAATGATAGTTATGTTGAAATTCAGAATATATCACGTCAAATATTATCCTCAGTGTTTTGCTATTATGATAACAAAACATTAGAAAatttttcacaattttttttaaatataacaaaagagcatcaaaaaaaaagtattcaAAATCCTTCGCATgataatatagataaaaatattacaaaaattatagacaaaaaaaaaaacatagcTATATATGCACTTATTAGTATCGTCAATTCTTTTCCAAATTTTGTTCCGAATTGGCttccaaatattttaatcaCGGTAGCAAGAATGTCAAACACATCTACtcatgttataaaaaaagaaattgaaaaatgtaTTCAAAATTTCTTGAGAACGCATAAGGATGAATgggaatataaatacaaaacgATTTTCACTGAGGATCAACTTAATATTCTTGATATGTACAGAGGAGGCTTGAATTATTTCACATGA
- a CDS encoding RNA-binding protein, putative, giving the protein MIFIKQCLFLSLFVVIVSSFLKRKLVLNNYIYSKTNQFKKRKKINNYQLIKSKDKDVESYIPHIYKDIAPSLKGLADQEYSYKQLLNAYIPETIEREKRDKLNKKLNQKNNKKQSKENRQTNKNNEVDEKEENEDNESNKDLSNNIDKMMEIKMKENDIKHFESLSEISNHKKKNKVLDIAYDVIEDTLKNTYMNQKLGLDNENDSKKNYLEIAKKNKDLLYDKLINNYSMLNNSSTFDLFGVFYDNDNYKDENKLIEELDKIMDLEPFKSNKENIDEDIDALLKKDKIPEHIRNFILKYKNLRKINMPNKKIDHTKKDRNDQGKEAENGENIYKDFNRDLNKVLMTFNKNLTNEKLIKRDKYIIDELYEEYKKHLKNMNIKRNKLEPQKDNYDFLTFVHEHGEEFFFQKYGYFDNYLKENVEKIKNKIKSENASIINIPNINNSESNSEQENSSAITKSNESENKIGNEKDNIDGDFLNDPPDKRINKKNDGEINNEKNNKQMRNNLDWRKESNKLESYMLSNIVHEYDKRIYDIYKPNNMITNQYGFNNYIDNEEYDKHINVSLNKHSIMNYDSKEELNNDESLYVGKLIFGKIFRIEKNMALVDINYSHYGEIHSDQMPYNITNISDVFKVNDKLIFEIYKMYPNRIELTLKNIQKINDLNKILLYKTQDIPFEVTVISIIKNGISVSYNDIYAFIHISAISSKYKVIVDENETIDSNLLNKKIKVLCTDINKLSFSNLLYEQNEQLKNINMYDVIDVEIIHISKYGLMVKYNDIVGLIHISEISRKKIENINNVFKINEKIKGMLINIDYYNKRFSLSTKILETHDRNFIDNREDIYSNIEHIINNIKKRSNKMEVNDSNIKNQLLSLIDIYKDGNEADKMKTEEGKDETTNQQKKIQEEIKLHENEKPVNQTEHITDTKNDNNIIDGEENSNINSIDNNIEKIQENDQNSDDDTLSDLNKSEEEKEELSIDVHNELIPYLLLKQSERNKEEHEEEKKEIVWNLDDEEFLHSNSPTQNSQYIEYQWSYLKDKKWVSFPYHVNRIINYYFNINDDFFTYKEKNVTYEIYFAKNVRIDLSTGLQNRIRKTLKNSS; this is encoded by the exons atgaTTTTCATAAAGCAATGTTTGTTTCTATCACTTTTTGTAGTCATTGTGTCATCTTTTTTGAAGCGTAAATTAGTgctaaataattat aTATACTCTAAGACTAATCAATTTaagaaaagaaagaaaataaataattaccAGTTGATAAAAAGTAAAGATAAGGATGTCGAATCTTACATTCCCCATATTTATAAGGATATTGCGCCATCATTAAAAGGATTGGCTGATCAA gAATACTCTTATAAGCAACTTTTAAATGCGTATATCCCCGAAACAATTGAAAGAGAGAAGAGAGAtaaattaaacaaaaaattaaatcaaaaaaataataaaaaacaaagtaAGGAAAACAGACAAACTAATAAGAATAATGAAGTGGATGAAAAAGAGgaaaatgaagataatGAATCTAATAAAgatttatcaaataatattgacaaaatgatggaaataaaaatgaaagaaaatgatattaaacATTTTGAAAGTTTAAGTGAAATAAGTAAtcataaaaagaaaaataaagtattaGATATAGCATATGATGTTATTGAAgatacattaaaaaatacttaTATGAATCAAAAATTGGGATtagataatgaaaatgattcaaaaaaaaattatttagaaattgcaaaaaaaaataaagacttattatatgataaattaattaacaATTATTCTATGTTAAATAATTCTAGCACATTTGATTTGTTTGGGGTTTTTTATGACAACgataattataaagatGAGAATAAGTTAATAGAAGAACTTGACAAAATTATGGATTTAGAGCCTTTTAAAAGTAACAAAGAGAATATTGATGAAGATATTGATGCTCTTTTAAAGAAGGATAAAATACCTGAACATATTCGtaactttattttaaagtataaaaatttgagaaaaattaatatgccaaataaaaaaatagatcaCACGAAAAAAGACAGGAATGACCAGGGCAAAGAAGCTGAAAATggggaaaatatatacaaagaTTTTAATAGAGATTTGAACAAGGTTTTGATgacttttaataaaaatttaactaatgaaaaattaataaagagAGATAAATACATTATAGATGAGCTATatgaagaatataaaaagcatttaaaaaatatgaacattaaaagaaataaattagaACCACAAAAAGACaattatgattttttaacatttgTTCATGAACATGGTGAAGagttttttttccaaaaatatggatattttgataattatCTAAAGGAAAATGTTGAAaagattaaaaataaaattaagagCGAAAATGCAAGTATAATAAACATTccaaatattaataattctgAATCAAATTCAGAACAAGAAAATTCTTCAGCAATTACTAAATCAAATGAATcagaaaacaaaataggaaatgaaaaagacaACATCGATGgggattttttaaatgatccTCCTGACAAAAgaatcaataaaaaaaatgatggggaaataaataatgagaaaaataacaaaCAAATGCGTAATAATTTAGACTGGAGAAAAGAAAGTAATAAATTAGAAAGTTATATGCTATCAAATATAGTACatgaatatgataaaagaatatatgatatatataaacctaataatatgataacAAACCAATATGggtttaataattatattgacAATGAAGAATATGATAAGCACATAAATGtttctttaaataaacataGCATAATGAATTATGATAGTAAagaagaattaaataatgatgaaagTTTATATGTTggtaaattaatatttggaaaaatatttagaattgaaaaaaatatggcaCTAGTTGACATAAATTATTCACATTATGGAGAAATACATTCAGATCAAATGccatataatattactaATATCAGTGATGTATTTAAAGttaatgataaattaatatttgaaatatataaaatgtatcCTAATAGAATTGAATTAacactaaaaaatattcaaaaaattaatgaccttaataaaatattattatataaaacacaAGATATTCCTTTTGAAGTAACAGTTATCtctataataaaaaatggcaTATCTGTTTcttataatgatatatatgcatttattcatatatctGCTATATCGTCTAAATATAAAGTTATAGTAGACGAAAATGAAACTATTGattcaaatttattaaataaaaaaataaaagtactTTGTActgatattaataaattaagcttttcaaatttattatatgagcAAAATgaacaattaaaaaatataaatatgtatgatGTAATTGACGTAgaaattatacatatatccAAATACGGTCTAAtggtaaaatataatgatattgTTGGCCTTATACACATATCAGAAATTTccagaaaaaaaatcgaaaatattaataatgttttcaaaattaatgaaaaaattaaaggaatgttaataaatatagattattataataaacgATTTTCTTTATCTACTAAGATTTTAGAAACACACGATAGAAATTTTATTGATAACAGAGAGGATATTTATAGTAATATTGAACACATTATTaataacattaaaaaaagaagtaATAAAATGGAAGTTAACGATTCGAATATTAAGAATCAGTTATTATCTCtaattgatatatataaagatggTAATGAAGCTGATAAAATGAAGACTGAAGAGGGAAAAGATGAAACTACTAATCaacagaaaaaaatacaagaggaaataaaacttcacgaaaatgaaaaaccTGTGAACCAAACAGAACATATTACAGATAcgaaaaatgataataatataattgatGGAGAAGAAAATTCTAACATTAATTctattgataataatattgaaaaaatacaagAAAACGATCAAAACAGCGATGATGACACACTCTCCGACTTAAATAAATctgaagaagaaaaagaagaattATCTATTGATGTTCATAATGAATTAATCCCTTATCTACTTCTAAAGCAGTCCGAGCGTAATAAAGAGGAACATGAGGAAGAAAAGAA GGAAATTGTTTGGAACCTGGACGACGAAGAATTTTTGCATTCTAATTCTCCGACGCAGAATTCTCAAT ataTCGAATATCAGTGgtcatatttaaaagacaaaaaatgGGTATCCTTTCCATACCACGTCAAtagaattataaattactattttaacattaatgatgatttttttacgtataaggaaaaaaa TGTGACATacgaaatatattttgcaaAAAACGTGAGGATTGATTTGTCTACCGGTTTGCAAAACAGGATTAGAAAAACATTAAA gaaTTCATCTTAG